A segment of the Eleutherodactylus coqui strain aEleCoq1 chromosome 6, aEleCoq1.hap1, whole genome shotgun sequence genome:
GGACCCAAGTGGATTTGTGAGTGTAAGTAAGTTATTGTCAGCGAATAGGCTGATTTTATGTTGCCGGAGTCCAGCGTTTATACCTTGTATGTCTGGGTTATTTCTTATGTGCTCAGCCAAAGGTTCAATAACCAGGGCAAACAATAGAGGTGATAAAGAGCAACCTTGGCGGGTACTGTTGGTTATGGAGAAAGGTTTGGAGAGTGAACCATCAACTAAGACTTTTGCTGATGGGGACATATAATATCTTTAAAGATATTGCCACAGAAACCAAACTTATTTAAGGTAGAAAAAGCGAATTCCCAATGGAGAcgatcaaaagctttttcagcatcaagagCAACCAAAATTGATGGGGAACGTGTACATTCAGTTTTGTGTATAAGATTTAAAATTCTTCTTGTCCTGTCAGAGGCTTGTCTCCCTTTTTTGAAGCCCACATGATCCGAATGAACGATTTCGGGTAGAATTTTTAGAAGCCTTAGGGTGACCACCCACTGGAGTTtcttttccctgcgaaatttgcagcattgcgattttgcgcgatcgcgattttagcattacaagtcccatagacccctgcagaaaaaaaatgctgtgaatttcgcagggaaaaaaaaactccagtgggtagtcaccctaagagctATAGTCTTCGCATAAGTGAAATGGGATCTTTACCCGGTTTCGGAATTGTTACAATTGTGGCCTTCAGCATCTCTGGGGGAAGGAACATTGTTCAATACCTTGATTAAAGGCCAAGGACATATCTAGGATTAGAGGAGTGGAGAAAAGTTTATAATAATCATTGGAGAAACCATCTGGTCCTGGGGCTTTATGGGGTTTTAGGGTTTTGATAGTGTCTGCAATTACCCTGGGTGATATTGAGGTGTTTAAGAAGTCAAGCTCGTTCTTCAAGAAGGATGAAAGCTTTATTTCTTTTAGGAAATTTTCTATTAATTGGGGTGAAGGTTGAGGCAAATTTGTATCGTCTTTTAAATTGTAGCGCTTGTTCTAGTATTGGTGGAAAGCTTCTGTAATTTGAGAAGGATGacagagttttgtattttggtTGTGTGGATCTGTGATATAAGGAATCgaagatttatatattttttaactagcTTGGCCATCATTCGTGATGATTTGTTGTTGGATATATAAAAAGTCGATCTTGAGGAATTCATTTCTCTATAATAGTTGTCTAGTAATAGATTTCTGAGCTCTTGTCTTGAGTTAAAGAGCAGGTTATGTAAGGTTTCAGAAGGGGAATCACACAATTGATTTTCTGTGTGAGCTATTTGCGCTAGGAGGGAATTAAgctggatgtttttttcttgccaagatcagccagggagccaccactaccagcctcaccaccaccagcatgcgcagtcatatgatggccaagcaccccacaaggtgggacgaaggccgttcaccgcctccgggttgcaccactgcctctccccctgtgccccaacctgccactcagatccaacccccctctcaggacacaggcacaagcgcctcctggcctgcacccacaccctcacctccgctgtcctcaaccccattcagcaatgtctcaacgcagtgtccagctgtcgctagcgcaagcattggagcgaaagcgcaaatacgcagccacgcacccgcacgttcaagctttaaacgtgcacattgccaaattaatcagcctggagatgctgccgtacacgcttgtggaaatggaggatttcaaaaacatgatggcggcagcggtcccacgctactcggtctccagtcgccactaattttcccggtgtgccatcccagccctacaccagcacatctcgcacaacatcaatcgtgccctcaccaacgcggttactgggaaggtctacttaaccacggacatgtggacaagtactggcggtcaaggtcactatatctccctgacgtcacattgggtgaatttggtggaggctgggaccgagtcagagcctgggaccgcacacgtcctacccacacccagaatagcgggtccttcctccgttctggtatctgcggcggtctatgccacctcctctaacccccccgctcccccttctcctacgcaacctctacctctcaattaagaaatgtgagcagcacgtcgccagcagtcggtgtggcgcggcagcacagtggtgggcaagctgaaactactcagcctaggtgacaagaggcacacggcccccgaactgttgcagggtctgacagagcagactgacctctggctttcgccgctgagcctccaaccaggcatggtcgtgtgtgacaacggccgtaacctggtggcggctctgcagctcagcagcctcacacacgtgccatgcctggcccacgtcttcaatctggtggttcagcggtttctgaaaatctaccctcacttatctgacctgctcggcaaggtgcgccgcgtctgcgcacatttccgcaagtccatcacGGACGTtgtcaccctgaggaccctgcagcatcagtttaatctgccagagcaccgactgctatgcgacgtgcccacacgttggaattctacgctgcacatgttggccaggctcaatgagcagcatagagcaatagtggaataccaactccaacatgggcggcgtagtggtagtcagcctccacaattctttaccaaggagtgggcctggatggcagatatctgccaggtcctcggaaactttgaggagtctacccagatggtgagcggcgatgctgcaatcattagcgttaccatcccgctgctatgcctgctgagaagttcactgcaaggcataaaggccgacagcTTCTGATAGGGTCAAGGCAGCAAGGTTCTGTTAGTACAGTGTGCAGCTTGAGGCACTGGGTTTAATGAATTCTTTGCCTTAGATTATGAAGAAATGTCACCCTCACCCTCTGCTGCCGCCCTCACATCTTGTTGGCCCCAGCATGGACTGTCCGGTCCGTTTTGCACGCTCCCCCGCTCACAGCTCCCGGCCTGAGTGCTTCTGCGCCTCCGCCAGGAATCTCATCTCCATGGCTGccgcttaccccccccccccctcaccgatCAGGACTCCCCAGCTGACAGATGGCGCACTGACCGCCGTCGGGACTCCCCCGCTGACAGAAGCCGCCCTGAGCACCACCGGGCAGTGATATGTTTCCCAGACGCTTCCCCTGCTGACACCTGGGAGCATCAGCGGTTGGGGTTCACCGACTGGAAAGCCACAATGGATGGGGGGGGGCAAACATTACACTCTCTCTCCCCTGGCCAAGTCACCTCCCTGCATCGGCCGGCACCACAGAGTGCTGCATGTTTTTGCCAGGTTCTTttagtggccttgcaggacctAGTTTCTAGGCTGctccccagccaatcaggaacagggggtgtcaaccccctgtcaatcttgatacCACCagaacttcctggtggcgtcaagatacactaataccgctggCTGCTGGGGTGCTGCTCCCTTCTGTTCTGTGCTGTTGTGCAGTTTTGTAAGCTTTTATATCCAGCCACTCACCAGTGGGTGGTGCTTATCCCCATTCATAATTCCCCACTGCAGACTACCGTAGTACTAAAAAGCGGTGTCCCTAGAACTTATGCGCACCTCTACTTTTTCCTTTATCTCCCCACTCCAGCCATGTTTCTGGGTTGGTTGTGGTGTTTTCATAGCCCTGCTGTGCACCTAATTTCCAGTATGTGGCATGTTACACTCCTCCCCCAGCAGGAGTCCTTATATGAGGGCAACATTTATCTTTTGCTTTGCATTATGGCAACTGCTTAATGCAAAGCAAAGGAGCTGTTCACTTATAGGGGGGAGGGTACCCCTCCTACATTGTTATTCCTAACTACTGAAGCTATAAAGAAGAtttaaaaattgcaataaaaattaCTTTTGTCCCAAAGTGTGtgcttaaaaactatttttttttagaatttttacaCCGGCCTTATGACCTGGTTAAATGCACTATAGAGAACCTTCTTCACACCCCTGTTCCTAAAGGTGTAAATGAAAGGATTAATTGTTGGGGTGAATGCTGTGTACATAAAAGCAAGATACTTATCATAATGGCTGCCTTTAGGTTTGACATACACAATGATGGCTGCACCATAGAAAAGACTGGCTACGATGATATGAGAAGAGCAAGTGGAGAaggctttcatttttccatctttaCTCTTGATTTTGATAACGGTCTTTATAATAGAGCCATATAATCCTATGATTATGAAAAAAGGTAGAACAACATCGATGACAGCAGCTGAGCTTGTTGACATGCTGCTAATGAAAGCATCAGAACAGGCCAAGTTTTGCAAGGGAGCCAAGTCACAAAAAAAGTGGTCAATTATGTTAGGACCGCAGAATTCTAACTGTGCGGTAAGGATGGCCGGTACTAAAATAATGGTAAATCCAAAGATCCATGGAAACACAGCGAATGCAAGGCAAACTGTATCAGTCATCATGGTTGGGTAATGTAAAGGGTTATTAATAGCCATATGTCGATCAAACACCATTACAACCAGGAGATAGCATTCGGTGACACCCAAAGAGTTGAAGACATACATTTGAATAAAACAACCATTAAAGAATATTGTATTGTTATGTGCAATTAAAATGGCCAAAAGTTTCGGAACTGTGACTGAGATAAATATAATTTCCAGAGTGGAGAACACACTGATGAAAAAATACATCGGAATATGAAGTGAACGTTCTGTTTTAACAACCATAATTATTGCAAGATTGCCCAATATGCTAGTGATATAGGTCAGCAGAAACAGCAGAGCAATTAAAATCTGGATGTGATGCAAATCAACAAAGGCCAATAAAATGAACTCTTGAACCGTGGTTTTATTTTTATGCGCCATTTCTTTGAAAATATTTTAAGTTGTGAGCACAAAATTAATTTTAGCTGTTTAGGATTGCTCAGAAGTAcagaaatatggctgctttcttccagcaaTTAGTCTGATGGAGAAAAAAAGGTGGAACAATGCTGAATTGGTGCCTAGAGGTTTTGGATAGCTTTATGTTCATGAGCAAAGAGTAGAGAAAGGGTTGGAATGAAGGCGCTGCCAACCAGGTGGATGCCTCAACCGATTGGGGTGTGTGGGATATGGTGTACAAAACCATAAAAAGCTTGGTGCATGGAACATGGCGCAAACCTCCAATGAAGAAACTCTTGACCAGATAAAACAACACAAggagaagtagaaaaaaaagggtgAGAACAAAATTAAAAGAAAAGGCAACAATATGCAGAGACATATGAGTAATCtatataaaatgacacatttcaaaattgacatttgtAAAAACATCAAAATTGAaattatatacataagaaagattatgtattactccccccccccccccccctaggagtaATAGTCGTCTCTCATCCTCCCACAAAGGACCTTTCAAATGGAAAGGAATTGTTCCACAACACGAAACAGAATTTGCTACTGTGGAAATCCGCACCAAAGTCTGCACGGCCAAAAACAAATTTTGATGCGTAATTGTAGGCAGAATTCTGTCCTTTTCCATTCTGCCTCAATTCATTTACTTTCCTTCCATGTGTCATCATGCCCCCAGCAATAAAAGTGGTCCCTCTATGCATGGCTTACCTCTAGACCTTCTCTTCAGGAGTCATAGTAGAGCCTCTGTTCCCCCAGTGTACCTTAGCTCAGACACCTTTAATCTTCTTAACGTTCTGCACAGCAAGGCACTAGCACACCATGTATGTCAGCCTGTGCAGGCttcatactcccccccccccccccatcttctcAACTCTGACGGCTCAGCACTAGAGGAAGTGAAGCAGACACAGCAtcacaaccttaaaggggttgtctcgcgaaagcaagtggggttatacacttctgtatggccatattaatgcactttgtaatatacatcgtagccatacagaagttattcacttacctgctccgttgctggcgtccccgtctccatggctccatctaattttgctgtcttctggcatttttagacgcgcttgcgcagtccggtcttctgcctggtgaatggggctgctcgtgccggagagctggtcatcgtagctccgccccgtcacgtgtgccgattccagccaatcaggaggctggaatcggcaatggaccgcacagagcccacggtgcaccatgggagaagacccgcggtgcatcgtgggtgaagatcccggcggccatcttggtgaaggaagaagtaggaagaaagaagaagtcgcagagcggggattcgggtaagtaatatatatatatatatatattttttaacacaacccttgggtttgtcctgcctatggaaaaaaaaaacccgtttcggcgcgagacaacccctttaacagactgCTATGCACAGTAAGCCAGTGCCATGTTCTGCAGTGTGGCAAGGGAGGCCTGTGCGCCCCCAGGCTTAGAGGCCTGGTCACAAATGCAACCCCTGTGACCCCTATAGATATGAACATTTTCTATTTGATTATAtaaattaatgctttaaaaaactACTAATATACTATTAAATACCACCAAACAACATGATTTTTGTATAGaatgaattattttcacttgtttgttAAGTATATGAAAATACTCATTTAAAAATAAGGACGTAGTGGTGCAATTTGCCATTGACACAACACAGAACTAAAACAATGTCTATCTGTAGCTGAGAGAAGAAGTCACTGTTGTAAAAGAAATGGTGCTTTTTGGGACAGCAGTTACAGGATCTCAAGTTGCTGTGGTGGTAGAAGAGTGGTGTGTGTACTGAGAAGGCCTGAAGCTGAGATAGCTGGAAAGTGGCGGACACTGGACCTCATTCATCTGCTGCCGTTGCTGGGACAAGCGCAAGGACCAGGGGCTTACCTAAAGGCTTAGAGgcacgggtgcaaaagttcagctcgggggccctttctgggcctccaccccacactgccccgtacccatacctagatcgtgctgcatacatgatctagccctttGGCatgagctttccaaacatgacgtatttcctgcactacatgaaaatttaccTGCGCTCAAACATGGTTTTCCTAATGCTgtgattttcaagagctgtctgttccatttttgcgttttcatggtttttaacacacctcatcacccatcgcaatgatggggtgtattaaaaaGCACTGCCAAACACTAACGTGTGTTCAAAAACGCCGATTGAAATTCCAGTacaaatgccacgatttcaagctatGTTTTCTGAATGTACGTGTGAGTGCGGCCATAGCCTGAGTTTACATGGGGTGAATTTGCTGTGGTTTGCGGTTGCATATCCgcagctgagaaaaaaaaaacagcatttacagtacaaggcaaagtcaatgtgtttggcaaaaagctgttctcacagggcgggaTTTTTCCACATTACTGCAGTGCGGAAATGCTGCTGCGGCGTGATATttgaagacgcagcatgtcaatttttggacttttccacagcgcttttt
Coding sequences within it:
- the LOC136571880 gene encoding olfactory receptor 6N1-like, yielding MAHKNKTTVQEFILLAFVDLHHIQILIALLFLLTYITSILGNLAIIMVVKTERSLHIPMYFFISVFSTLEIIFISVTVPKLLAILIAHNNTIFFNGCFIQMYVFNSLGVTECYLLVVMVFDRHMAINNPLHYPTMMTDTVCLAFAVFPWIFGFTIILVPAILTAQLEFCGPNIIDHFFCDLAPLQNLACSDAFISSMSTSSAAVIDVVLPFFIIIGLYGSIIKTVIKIKSKDGKMKAFSTCSSHIIVASLFYGAAIIVYVKPKGSHYDKYLAFMYTAFTPTINPFIYTFRNRGVKKVLYSAFNQVIRPV